The following coding sequences are from one Pelagovum sp. HNIBRBA483 window:
- a CDS encoding glycosyltransferase family 2 protein, translated as MTMPERDDRAAGGPVISVIVISYNTRDMTLDCLRSVVAVTRVSHEVIVVDNASSDGSAEAIAAAFPNIRLIASEENLGFAVANNLAAREARGEYVLLLNPDTVVLNRALDKLVAFAQARSDARVWGGRTLYADGSLNATSCWGRMTLWSLFCYALLLNTIWPRVALFNPESYAGWPRDTVREVDIVTGCLLLMKRADWDVLAGFSPVFFMYGEDADLCLRARRVLGARPVITPEAEIIHYGGASEAVRADKMVRLLRAKVTLIRLYFPKVLRPLALWFLNAGVNNRHRAARLGHAVLKRGDAAVWAEIRARRGEWGQGFE; from the coding sequence ATGACTATGCCTGAGCGGGATGATCGGGCCGCTGGTGGGCCGGTGATCTCGGTCATTGTGATCAGCTACAATACGCGGGACATGACGCTGGACTGCCTCCGCTCGGTCGTGGCGGTGACGCGCGTATCCCATGAGGTGATCGTGGTGGACAATGCGTCCTCCGATGGGTCGGCGGAAGCGATTGCGGCTGCATTCCCCAATATCCGGTTGATTGCATCGGAAGAGAACCTTGGCTTCGCGGTGGCGAACAACCTCGCAGCGCGGGAGGCGCGCGGGGAATATGTGCTGCTGCTGAACCCCGATACGGTGGTGTTGAACCGTGCGTTGGATAAGCTGGTGGCATTTGCACAAGCGCGGTCAGATGCGCGGGTTTGGGGCGGACGAACGCTCTATGCCGATGGCAGTTTGAATGCGACCTCCTGTTGGGGGCGGATGACGCTCTGGAGCCTCTTTTGCTATGCGCTGTTGCTCAACACGATCTGGCCGCGTGTGGCGCTGTTCAATCCTGAAAGCTACGCCGGCTGGCCGCGCGATACTGTGCGGGAGGTCGACATCGTGACGGGCTGTTTGCTGCTGATGAAGCGGGCTGACTGGGATGTGCTCGCAGGGTTTTCGCCTGTCTTCTTCATGTATGGGGAGGATGCCGATCTGTGTTTGCGAGCGCGGCGGGTGCTGGGCGCGCGGCCGGTGATCACGCCGGAAGCGGAGATCATCCATTACGGCGGGGCATCCGAGGCGGTGCGGGCCGATAAGATGGTGCGTTTGCTACGGGCAAAGGTGACGCTGATTAGGCTGTATTTCCCGAAAGTACTGCGCCCGCTGGCGCTATGGTTCCTGAATGCGGGGGTGAATAACAGGCATCGCGCGGCGCGTTTGGGGCATGCGGTGCTGAAGCGCGGTGATGCGGCGGTTTGGGCCGAGATCCGCGCGCGGCGGGGTGAGTGGGGGCAGGGGTTTGAGTGA
- a CDS encoding CpsD/CapB family tyrosine-protein kinase has protein sequence MEKIRAAIEKARAERELRAEMREREFAAEGGESRSGGRRRATPLEIEEERSDSAESAWQRLPRFEPARDLARRNRLVGLAGGADAVPFEVLRTRLLKSVVTNNWRRIAITSPTAGCGKTTTCLNLAFSLSRLPEVKTLLIEADMRRPAMRGLLGLEAAHEISAVLAGDAQAEDHLVRMQSNLAVGTNAQPVMNPAEILMGSKVGEKITEVELAYEPTLIIFDMPPMLAGDDTLGFLNQVDAVMLIGAVETTSIKEIDICERQIAEHTNVLGVVLNKCRYAEHGQEYGYYDYA, from the coding sequence ATGGAAAAGATCAGAGCAGCGATCGAAAAAGCGCGGGCCGAGCGAGAGCTGCGCGCTGAAATGCGCGAACGGGAGTTTGCCGCTGAAGGGGGCGAGAGCCGAAGCGGTGGCCGTCGCCGTGCGACGCCGCTGGAAATCGAGGAAGAACGGTCTGACAGCGCGGAGAGCGCGTGGCAACGATTGCCGCGCTTCGAGCCTGCGCGGGATCTGGCACGGCGCAACCGGCTTGTGGGCCTCGCAGGCGGTGCTGATGCGGTGCCGTTCGAGGTGTTGCGGACGCGGTTGTTGAAAAGCGTGGTGACGAATAACTGGCGGCGCATTGCGATCACGTCTCCGACGGCGGGATGTGGGAAGACGACAACCTGCCTCAATCTTGCTTTCAGCTTGTCGCGCCTGCCGGAAGTAAAAACCCTGCTGATCGAGGCCGACATGCGCCGCCCGGCGATGCGCGGTTTGCTGGGTTTGGAAGCGGCGCATGAGATATCGGCGGTGTTGGCGGGCGACGCGCAGGCGGAGGATCACCTTGTGCGGATGCAGTCCAATCTGGCGGTTGGCACGAATGCACAGCCCGTGATGAATCCGGCTGAGATCCTGATGGGCTCGAAGGTTGGGGAGAAGATCACCGAGGTCGAGCTGGCCTATGAGCCGACACTGATCATCTTTGATATGCCACCGATGCTTGCGGGTGACGATACGCTGGGATTCCTTAATCAGGTGGATGCGGTGATGTTGATCGGTGCGGTTGAAACGACGTCGATCAAGGAGATCGACATTTGCGAACGTCAGATTGCAGAGCATACGAATGTGCTGGGAGTGGTGTTGAATAAGTGCCGCTATGCCGAGCACGGGCAGGAATACGGCTATTATGACTATGCCTGA
- a CDS encoding glycosyltransferase family 2 protein yields the protein MSEAPLKISVVIPHLNAPENLAACLASLKAGVRVPDEIIVVDNGSDALPEDACAGDPRVTLLQEREAGPGPARNKGSAAARGDVLAFIDCDCVADAHWLAVAEREILRGDRAVLGGAVIVRPKIAARRTALEAYEAEYAYRMDRYIAAQGFTGTGNMIVRRTVFAAVGPFAGIAVAEDRDWGQRAQAMGHAPTYVADMVVYHPARESFSELAVKWDRQLAHDYHAAKARRGGRWRFAMKALALLASPVVELPRIAMSKRLQGVGERIGAFAVLSRIRWHRAWTMLRLLAGADPEHLTRAWGAAQKK from the coding sequence TTGAGTGAGGCGCCGCTAAAAATATCGGTTGTTATTCCGCATTTGAACGCGCCTGAAAATCTGGCGGCGTGTTTGGCCTCCCTCAAGGCTGGCGTGCGGGTGCCGGACGAGATCATCGTCGTTGATAACGGCTCTGATGCATTGCCGGAGGATGCGTGTGCGGGTGATCCGCGCGTGACGCTGTTGCAGGAGCGGGAGGCAGGCCCGGGACCAGCGCGGAACAAGGGGAGTGCAGCGGCGCGGGGGGACGTACTGGCATTTATTGATTGCGATTGCGTGGCGGATGCGCATTGGCTTGCTGTGGCGGAACGGGAGATATTGCGCGGCGATAGGGCTGTGTTGGGCGGCGCGGTGATTGTACGCCCGAAGATCGCGGCGCGGCGCACCGCGCTGGAGGCGTATGAAGCGGAATATGCCTACCGCATGGACCGCTACATTGCCGCGCAGGGCTTTACCGGAACGGGTAATATGATCGTGCGGCGTACGGTATTTGCAGCAGTCGGCCCGTTTGCGGGAATAGCTGTCGCGGAAGATCGCGACTGGGGGCAGCGCGCGCAGGCAATGGGCCATGCGCCAACATATGTGGCTGACATGGTCGTCTATCATCCGGCGCGCGAAAGTTTCAGCGAACTTGCGGTGAAGTGGGACCGGCAATTGGCCCATGATTATCATGCGGCCAAGGCGCGGCGTGGAGGGCGGTGGCGGTTTGCAATGAAGGCGCTGGCGCTTTTGGCATCGCCCGTTGTTGAATTGCCGCGTATTGCGATGAGCAAGCGCTTGCAGGGGGTGGGGGAGCGGATTGGCGCGTTTGCGGTGCTGTCGCGCATCCGCTGGCACCGCGCCTGGACCATGTTGCGCCTGCTTGCGGGTGCCGATCCGGAGCATTTGACCCGCGCTTGGGGGGCAGCCCAGAAGAAATGA